The following proteins are co-located in the Desulfoscipio sp. XC116 genome:
- a CDS encoding RimK family alpha-L-glutamate ligase, producing the protein MKKKMHCRKKRIGILGVAKGPQVQIMSEVLKKLGTEVILIDPKRLTSFLPQSCTLYTENDASVLQLEELDALLVRSLPGGSLEQVIYRVNVLHRLEMLGLKVINSASLIEKTVDKFFTSAILAAAGLPVPRTIVTERFDQAIEAVGELGSVVVKPVFGSLGKGIVLVEDLDIAHRVFRALEMGRYIYYLQEFLPNGNEDLRIFVIGGKVVGAMRRRGSGWKTNIACGSRAEVYQPEKEIARMAVQTAKLLKADYLGVDILISNDTPYVIEANGIPGWTGLQSVSETDIAAALAEYTLEEIKKH; encoded by the coding sequence TAAGAAGCGCATTGGAATTCTGGGTGTGGCTAAAGGACCCCAGGTTCAAATTATGTCCGAGGTATTGAAAAAGTTGGGAACTGAGGTCATTTTAATCGATCCTAAAAGACTGACCTCTTTTTTGCCTCAGAGTTGTACGCTTTACACGGAAAACGATGCTTCCGTATTGCAGCTTGAGGAACTGGATGCTTTGCTGGTGCGCTCACTGCCGGGCGGATCCCTGGAACAGGTAATTTACCGGGTCAATGTCCTGCATCGTTTGGAAATGCTCGGTTTAAAAGTTATCAACAGTGCTTCGCTGATCGAAAAAACGGTAGACAAGTTTTTTACCTCAGCCATTTTGGCTGCCGCAGGGTTGCCGGTTCCCAGAACCATTGTTACAGAACGCTTTGACCAGGCGATAGAAGCGGTGGGAGAGTTGGGGTCGGTTGTTGTCAAGCCGGTTTTTGGTTCCTTAGGGAAAGGCATTGTCCTGGTTGAAGACCTGGATATTGCCCATCGAGTCTTTCGGGCCTTGGAAATGGGACGCTATATATATTATTTGCAGGAGTTTCTGCCTAACGGCAATGAGGATCTGCGGATTTTTGTGATCGGCGGAAAAGTGGTCGGGGCAATGCGGCGCCGCGGCTCAGGTTGGAAAACCAACATTGCCTGCGGGTCGAGAGCAGAAGTTTATCAGCCTGAAAAGGAAATAGCCCGGATGGCGGTTCAGACGGCCAAGCTCCTGAAAGCGGATTATTTGGGAGTCGATATTCTTATCAGCAATGACACGCCCTATGTCATTGAAGCCAATGGGATACCGGGTTGGACCGGGTTGCAGTCCGTCTCCGAAACAGACATCGCAGCCGCTCTGGCGGAGTACACTCTTGAGGAGATCAAAAAGCACTAA
- a CDS encoding triphosphoribosyl-dephospho-CoA synthase — MRRSKSTNKEEVKMGYNWKIALMAQTACFLEVDAPKVGNVNRFHDFEDASLEDFHLSALAIGRPFGYLEQQGVGKTIAAALKATREVVATNTNLGIILLLAPLGMAWCRGVSENVFSSGNQEQSFVHALQREIKDVLKGLSAEDTYYVYQAIRLASPKGIGEVRQYDVLREDIPQIPLLEAMRPAADRDLIARQYSNDFALVLGAGYEALSWVLEKGLVLPQAIAHTHLILLSMEQDSLIKRKLGENWSKEVQKRALFVREQGGWLTQKGRKEVQKFDLWLRQEGHGLNPGTTADLMAAIIFVHLLEKDLKMKGVGSSDYSFDDQRF; from the coding sequence TTGAGGAGATCAAAAAGCACTAATAAAGAAGAGGTAAAGATGGGATATAACTGGAAAATCGCCTTAATGGCTCAAACAGCTTGTTTTTTGGAAGTGGATGCTCCTAAAGTCGGGAACGTCAACCGTTTCCATGATTTTGAGGACGCTTCTTTGGAAGACTTTCATCTCAGTGCCCTGGCGATTGGGCGTCCTTTCGGTTACCTAGAACAGCAAGGGGTAGGGAAAACGATTGCCGCAGCGTTAAAAGCCACCCGTGAAGTTGTGGCGACCAACACCAATCTGGGAATCATTTTATTGCTTGCACCGCTGGGCATGGCCTGGTGCCGCGGAGTATCCGAAAATGTTTTTTCTTCTGGGAATCAAGAGCAATCCTTTGTCCATGCTTTACAGCGGGAAATAAAAGATGTGCTGAAAGGACTTTCAGCGGAGGACACCTATTACGTTTATCAGGCTATTCGTCTGGCCTCTCCCAAGGGGATCGGGGAGGTGCGGCAATATGATGTCTTGCGGGAAGACATTCCTCAGATTCCCTTGCTTGAAGCTATGAGGCCGGCAGCAGACCGGGATTTGATTGCCCGGCAATACAGTAATGATTTTGCGCTGGTTCTCGGTGCTGGATATGAAGCCCTGAGTTGGGTCTTGGAGAAAGGGTTGGTCTTACCTCAAGCGATTGCTCATACTCACCTGATTTTATTAAGCATGGAGCAGGATTCTCTGATCAAACGCAAGCTGGGAGAGAATTGGAGCAAAGAAGTACAAAAACGGGCGCTCTTTGTGCGGGAACAAGGAGGCTGGCTTACTCAGAAAGGCCGGAAAGAAGTTCAGAAGTTTGACCTCTGGCTAAGGCAAGAAGGACATGGGCTCAATCCCGGAACGACTGCGGACCTGATGGCGGCGATTATTTTTGTGCATTTGCTGGAAAAGGATTTGAAAATGAAAGGGGTTGGTAGCAGCGACTACAGCTTTGATGATCAGCGTTTTTGA
- a CDS encoding (5-formylfuran-3-yl)methyl phosphate synthase codes for MISVFEGKEITAALDGGADIIDVKNPAEGPLGAPSPEAISDVCNRLKGNKPFSIALGEFPNKPNAAALAALGGAHFLPDFIKVAFVSHTVSEEIFETLRAIKKSLRFFRQKKIALVSVAYADTLGSASWNLSDFATVSKAGGADGCLVDTSQKNGKSLPDYLSRNNIERFIADCRKEQLFCGLAGSLRIDNVTDLCRLEPDIIGVRSAVCGGDRLRGTVSAQSVRELRAALGPSGFRGAERLRGSGRFPEERAAFPDLNR; via the coding sequence ATGATCAGCGTTTTTGAAGGAAAAGAAATCACTGCTGCGCTGGATGGCGGCGCCGACATTATTGATGTCAAGAACCCTGCGGAAGGACCCTTGGGAGCGCCATCACCTGAAGCCATTAGTGATGTTTGCAACCGGCTCAAGGGAAATAAGCCTTTCAGTATTGCCTTGGGAGAATTTCCAAACAAACCGAATGCTGCGGCGCTAGCTGCCTTGGGCGGAGCACATTTCCTGCCGGATTTTATTAAAGTTGCGTTTGTCTCGCACACTGTGTCTGAAGAAATTTTCGAGACATTGCGTGCGATCAAGAAAAGTCTGCGCTTTTTCCGGCAAAAGAAAATCGCCCTGGTATCCGTAGCCTATGCCGATACGCTGGGGTCCGCTTCCTGGAATCTCAGCGACTTTGCAACGGTTTCCAAAGCGGGGGGAGCGGATGGCTGTCTTGTGGATACATCGCAGAAGAATGGTAAATCCTTACCGGATTATTTATCCCGGAACAATATTGAACGATTTATTGCTGACTGTCGCAAAGAACAGCTTTTTTGCGGATTGGCCGGGTCCCTGCGCATTGACAATGTGACTGACTTATGCAGATTGGAACCGGATATTATTGGTGTCCGTTCAGCGGTCTGTGGGGGAGATCGCCTGCGGGGTACGGTATCCGCGCAAAGTGTTCGGGAGCTTAGAGCTGCGCTTGGGCCCAGCGGCTTCCGGGGGGCAGAAAGACTCCGCGGGTCTGGCCGGTTTCCAGAAGAACGCGCAGCCTTTCCGGATCTGAACCGTTGA
- a CDS encoding ATP-grasp domain-containing protein has translation MKLLIYEYFSSGARENQDLKQAGFAMLDAILKDFVEIPELHLMTVLDVSLREAFVRASYSQKVDVCWSSGSKDGTRQYEKTLMACRAVLIIAPEIAGILAELTAIAERWGKIVLGSNSHALKIVCHKSDMLDLMKKKGLPVPKSQTYSKPFPQNMQAEILDCLSFPFVIKPVYGAGGEGVRLIETGDRLDKAIEQLSRMEEEIFLFQEYIPGQAVSVSCFVLGGKALPLSLNRQNIKIQGEFVFQGITIPFVHAEAGEIMKTAVKACEVVQGLKGFVGVDLVVNTRGPVLMEINARPTMAYVALREVVSRNLVGDLLALGLENSLPEKPEVRGTYTYSLQLA, from the coding sequence ATGAAGCTTCTTATTTATGAGTATTTTTCATCCGGGGCGAGGGAAAATCAGGACTTGAAACAAGCCGGTTTTGCCATGTTGGACGCTATTTTAAAAGATTTTGTTGAAATTCCTGAACTGCACCTCATGACTGTGCTCGATGTTTCCCTCCGGGAGGCTTTTGTCCGGGCCTCATACAGCCAAAAAGTTGATGTTTGCTGGAGTAGTGGGAGTAAAGACGGGACTCGGCAGTATGAAAAGACTTTAATGGCTTGCCGGGCTGTGTTGATCATCGCCCCGGAAATTGCGGGGATACTTGCGGAATTAACCGCTATTGCCGAGCGTTGGGGGAAAATCGTACTCGGATCAAATTCCCATGCGCTGAAAATTGTTTGCCATAAAAGTGATATGCTGGACCTAATGAAGAAGAAAGGCTTGCCCGTTCCGAAATCTCAAACGTATTCGAAGCCTTTTCCCCAAAACATGCAGGCCGAAATTTTAGACTGTCTTTCTTTTCCGTTTGTAATTAAGCCGGTATACGGTGCCGGGGGAGAAGGCGTCCGGCTGATTGAGACGGGCGACCGGCTGGACAAGGCAATCGAACAGCTTTCGCGAATGGAAGAAGAAATTTTTCTTTTCCAGGAATATATCCCCGGACAAGCGGTAAGCGTCAGCTGCTTTGTTCTTGGCGGCAAGGCGCTTCCGCTTAGTCTCAACAGGCAAAACATCAAGATTCAGGGTGAATTTGTTTTTCAAGGTATTACTATTCCTTTTGTTCACGCCGAGGCTGGGGAGATCATGAAAACAGCGGTGAAGGCATGTGAAGTGGTGCAGGGACTTAAGGGGTTTGTCGGGGTTGACCTGGTGGTGAATACCCGGGGCCCTGTATTGATGGAAATCAATGCCCGTCCCACCATGGCTTATGTGGCCCTGAGAGAAGTCGTTTCCCGCAACCTGGTCGGGGATCTCCTGGCGCTTGGCCTGGAGAACAGTCTGCCGGAAAAACCGGAGGTCAGAGGAACATATACCTATAGTCTCCAGCTTGCCTGA
- a CDS encoding hydantoinase/oxoprolinase family protein, which produces MSSILGLDIGGANTKGCYLESDGERILKVKGRSIYHEVWRDPDGLCDVLSGFRLFGGQRTGKSPDGIALSMTAELCDCFESKAEGVLLILSTVERAFPEVPIRIWTTGQVFVGPSAIRSDPLQAAAANWLASATALVRSPHLRDSAIFADMGSTTTDILPIIPGKVLARGRTDTERLLWGELLYTGLLRTSVHSLIDEVYIDGSRCRVAHEYFAITADVYRLLGLIPEAAYNVATPDGKSRDTEACAKRLARVVGAEPEELGSKNIYWLARMVMEKQTEQIMYNILQIVSAKDVPPPKQLILTGSGSFILREAARRLGLMAIPWRKMIPGAKAYPAMTCYAVAWLLSQQEQRRM; this is translated from the coding sequence TTGAGTTCGATTTTAGGACTGGATATCGGCGGGGCCAATACCAAGGGATGTTATTTGGAAAGCGACGGAGAAAGGATTCTCAAAGTAAAAGGGCGTTCCATTTATCATGAAGTGTGGAGAGATCCGGACGGGCTGTGTGATGTTCTATCGGGCTTCAGGCTTTTCGGCGGGCAGCGGACGGGAAAAAGTCCTGACGGAATTGCCTTATCCATGACGGCTGAACTTTGCGATTGTTTTGAATCGAAAGCGGAAGGGGTATTGCTCATTCTCAGTACAGTAGAAAGGGCTTTCCCGGAGGTTCCCATCCGCATTTGGACTACCGGGCAGGTTTTCGTCGGGCCGTCCGCTATAAGAAGTGACCCCTTGCAGGCTGCTGCCGCCAATTGGCTGGCCAGTGCCACTGCCTTGGTTCGCAGCCCTCATTTGCGGGATTCCGCTATTTTCGCGGACATGGGAAGCACCACCACGGATATCCTTCCGATAATCCCGGGTAAAGTCTTGGCCAGAGGCAGGACGGATACCGAGCGCTTGCTGTGGGGAGAACTGTTGTACACAGGCTTGCTTCGAACATCGGTCCATTCCCTGATTGATGAAGTTTACATAGACGGTTCCCGCTGCCGGGTAGCTCACGAATATTTTGCTATCACGGCCGATGTCTACCGTTTATTGGGGCTGATCCCGGAGGCGGCCTATAATGTTGCGACTCCCGACGGGAAAAGCAGGGATACGGAGGCTTGCGCTAAACGCTTGGCCCGTGTGGTTGGGGCGGAACCGGAGGAATTGGGAAGTAAAAATATTTATTGGCTGGCCCGTATGGTTATGGAAAAGCAGACGGAACAAATTATGTACAATATCTTGCAAATTGTGTCGGCAAAGGATGTACCGCCGCCCAAACAGTTGATCTTGACCGGGTCGGGGAGCTTTATTCTGAGGGAAGCGGCAAGACGTTTGGGATTGATGGCAATACCTTGGCGGAAAATGATACCAGGGGCAAAAGCCTATCCGGCCATGACCTGTTATGCGGTAGCTTGGCTGCTGTCTCAACAAGAGCAGAGAAGGATGTGA
- a CDS encoding HisA/HisF-related TIM barrel protein translates to MKRQFKVIPVLDLKDGLVVRGIRGERDKYLPVQSALTTSAEYTDVLEAFYQGFGFTEFYIADLDALISGGRRNHLGLIGQRKKIKIPGLSFMADAGVHDAASVMGVCQTGVEKVIVGTETLPSFKDLREIIQAVGESRRLVVSIDTKDRKVIGCSAEIAGLSPFDVIREIRKTGIRDFILLQLARVGTKEGLDKPFIQDCLRVLTDIDLDCTSLLVGGGISGYEDLRWLADNGLDGALVASALHDRRLTPGAVRKLHQNA, encoded by the coding sequence GTGAAAAGACAGTTCAAAGTGATTCCGGTCCTTGATCTTAAAGATGGTCTTGTGGTACGCGGAATCCGAGGTGAGCGGGATAAATATCTGCCGGTTCAAAGCGCGCTTACAACATCGGCCGAGTATACAGATGTCTTGGAAGCCTTTTATCAAGGTTTTGGATTTACGGAATTTTATATTGCCGATCTGGATGCCCTGATTTCCGGTGGGAGAAGAAATCATCTCGGCTTGATAGGCCAGCGTAAAAAAATAAAAATCCCGGGGCTTTCCTTCATGGCAGATGCCGGAGTTCATGATGCGGCAAGTGTGATGGGAGTTTGTCAAACAGGTGTGGAAAAAGTGATTGTCGGAACGGAAACTTTGCCTTCCTTTAAAGATCTGAGGGAAATCATCCAGGCTGTGGGTGAGTCCCGGCGCCTGGTCGTCAGCATTGATACCAAGGACCGGAAAGTGATAGGCTGTTCAGCGGAAATCGCCGGCCTGTCACCGTTTGATGTGATCCGAGAAATCAGAAAAACCGGCATCCGGGATTTTATCCTGCTTCAGCTTGCCCGGGTCGGGACGAAAGAGGGGTTGGACAAACCGTTTATTCAAGATTGTCTTCGTGTTTTGACGGATATTGATCTCGATTGCACTTCACTTCTTGTCGGAGGAGGTATTTCCGGCTACGAAGATTTGAGATGGTTAGCCGATAACGGTCTGGACGGTGCTTTGGTAGCTTCCGCTTTGCATGATAGACGGCTTACCCCCGGCGCTGTCCGGAAGCTGCATCAAAATGCTTGA
- the folE gene encoding GTP cyclohydrolase I FolE, whose translation MELIENAVRTILEAVGEDPDREGLRDTPKRVARFYQEAFAGLRDDPNQYLAVQFSENHKEMVIVKDIPIYSMCEHHLLPFVGQAHIAYIPCNGKITGLSKLARVAEAYARRPQLQERLTSQIADTIESILQTKGVLVVIEAEHMCMTIRGIKKPGSKTVTSSVRGIFQKNPATRAEAFSLIMNRQ comes from the coding sequence ATGGAGTTAATAGAAAACGCCGTAAGGACGATTCTGGAAGCGGTGGGGGAGGATCCGGACAGAGAAGGATTAAGGGACACGCCCAAAAGGGTTGCGAGATTTTATCAAGAGGCCTTTGCGGGACTGCGCGATGATCCAAATCAATATCTTGCGGTCCAATTTTCCGAAAATCACAAAGAGATGGTCATTGTCAAGGATATTCCGATCTATTCGATGTGCGAACATCATCTGCTTCCTTTTGTGGGGCAAGCGCATATCGCCTATATTCCCTGTAACGGTAAGATTACCGGTTTATCCAAGCTGGCGCGGGTTGCCGAAGCCTATGCCCGCAGACCCCAACTCCAGGAACGATTGACCAGCCAAATTGCCGATACGATTGAGAGTATTCTGCAAACCAAGGGGGTACTTGTGGTAATCGAAGCGGAACATATGTGCATGACGATAAGAGGGATAAAAAAACCGGGTTCCAAAACGGTGACATCGTCAGTAAGAGGTATTTTTCAAAAGAACCCGGCTACCAGAGCCGAAGCTTTTTCGCTTATCATGAACAGGCAGTAG
- a CDS encoding methyl-accepting chemotaxis protein: MSFNFKQIIIGITVIAFVLFAGLCGFGYNELKKVNDVYGEILIREEKALKIERLTGDIREAETCIYGYLVTGDPQMLNEYRSKEPGVNLLLKEILEGVKSDEERASLKSIEKAVGDLDVLARQAQGVAQMSLPGKMAEHQAEISEMVTDYKAVNVALTTREAVEYQKQIASSLIAGVNREMREIILVLLPIVMVMLFLSMAIVVYFKKKVLLALEWLQYEVNLIAGGDLSSDSIKQVEVKTEVDALGNTIEIMLGNLREIVTGIRQKSDELSMMSEQLASHTRQASAGLNESAATVSEISTTMESVDDNIQHVFGEFERVSERTVECERSVDNLSSQIKEITSTAEDVGKVINRLNSKAEKVTHIVEMITGFAEQTNLLSLNAAIESARAGEHGKGFAVVAEEVRKLAEQSAGAAGEINSIIGEIQWESENAVQVTGREMESIKSGAEVMRGIGIIIHEVMNSINELEELYKDVAKSSREISFGVQNVAASVEEQNAVMETVSAAAENLNSLSSELEKVEKKFKM; this comes from the coding sequence ATGAGTTTTAATTTTAAGCAAATAATAATAGGGATAACGGTTATAGCATTCGTATTGTTCGCAGGTTTATGCGGTTTTGGCTATAATGAACTGAAAAAAGTGAACGATGTTTACGGCGAAATATTGATCAGAGAAGAAAAAGCTTTAAAGATAGAGCGCTTGACAGGGGATATACGGGAAGCAGAGACTTGTATCTACGGCTACCTGGTTACAGGTGACCCGCAGATGTTAAACGAATACCGTTCCAAGGAGCCTGGTGTCAATTTATTGTTGAAGGAAATATTGGAAGGAGTAAAAAGTGATGAAGAAAGGGCGTCTCTCAAAAGCATTGAGAAGGCGGTAGGTGATTTGGACGTTTTGGCACGTCAGGCGCAGGGTGTAGCGCAGATGTCCCTGCCGGGGAAAATGGCGGAGCATCAGGCGGAAATTTCAGAAATGGTGACGGACTATAAGGCTGTCAACGTGGCATTAACAACACGTGAGGCTGTGGAATATCAAAAGCAAATAGCGTCAAGCCTTATCGCCGGTGTCAACAGGGAAATGCGTGAAATTATTTTGGTCCTGCTTCCTATAGTCATGGTGATGCTATTTCTGTCTATGGCTATAGTGGTATATTTCAAGAAGAAGGTTTTGTTGGCGTTGGAATGGCTTCAGTATGAGGTAAATCTTATCGCCGGAGGGGATCTGTCATCGGACAGTATTAAGCAGGTTGAGGTAAAAACCGAGGTGGATGCTCTGGGCAACACTATAGAAATAATGTTGGGGAATTTACGGGAAATAGTAACGGGCATCAGACAAAAATCAGATGAACTGTCCATGATGTCCGAGCAACTGGCGTCTCATACCCGGCAGGCCTCAGCGGGGCTGAACGAATCGGCCGCAACGGTGAGCGAAATTTCGACAACCATGGAAAGTGTGGACGATAACATCCAGCACGTTTTCGGTGAATTTGAAAGGGTATCGGAACGGACGGTGGAGTGCGAACGCAGCGTAGATAATCTATCAAGTCAGATAAAGGAGATAACATCTACGGCTGAGGACGTTGGAAAAGTGATAAATCGGCTTAATTCAAAGGCGGAAAAAGTTACGCATATAGTGGAGATGATTACCGGTTTCGCGGAGCAGACCAATCTTCTCTCACTCAACGCTGCTATCGAATCCGCCAGGGCCGGAGAACACGGCAAGGGGTTTGCAGTGGTGGCCGAAGAGGTGCGAAAGCTGGCCGAACAGTCCGCCGGGGCCGCCGGTGAGATTAACTCCATAATCGGTGAAATTCAGTGGGAGAGTGAAAACGCGGTTCAGGTTACCGGGCGGGAGATGGAGTCGATTAAATCAGGCGCCGAGGTGATGCGCGGGATTGGCATAATAATACATGAAGTAATGAACTCAATCAATGAACTGGAAGAACTTTATAAGGATGTTGCCAAATCCAGCCGGGAGATTTCGTTCGGGGTTCAGAACGTGGCGGCTTCGGTGGAGGAGCAGAACGCTGTCATGGAGACGGTTAGCGCAGCCGCCGAAAACTTGAACAGTCTCTCTAGTGAACTTGAAAAAGTGGAGAAAAAATTCAAAATGTAA
- a CDS encoding DNA topoisomerase III, with product MDKMLLLAEKPSVGRDLARVLNCHKKGNGYLEGDKHIVTWALGHLVTLADPEAYDQKFNSWRLEDLPILPPYLKLVVIKQSGRQFNAVTAQMKRKDVREIVIATDAGREGELVGRWIIEKAQIKKPIRRLWISSVTDKAIKDGVNNLRNGKDYENLYASAVARAEADWLVGINATRALTCKHNAQLSCGRVQTPTLAIIAKRGEEIQNFKPRSFYGIAAKAGKLNLTWQDSQTKDTRIFDRDRCAKILASLQNKNAIISAVDKTYKKSLAPRLYDLTELQRDANKLFGYSAKETLSIMQRLYEHHKVLTYPRTDSRFITTDIVGTLKERVDACGVPPYAKSAAKILRGPIKANKSFVDNSKVTDHHAIIPTEQPVLLNNLSDTERRIYDLAVKRFLAVLHPPFEYEQTTVRANIGNELFIARGKVVIAQGWKEVYNNHFDEEEETVDDIAEQVLPALNKSDVLKISSVSQTQGETRPPDPFNEATLLSAMENPAKYMAGENKDLIQVIGKTGGLGTVATRADIIEKLFNNFLIEKKGKSIFITSKGRQLLDLVPGDLKTPALTAEWEQKLEAIARGKLNKNDFTGEMKRYANIVVNNIKNSAGKFKHDNLSGEKCPNCGKRLLEVNGKKGKMLVCQDRECGYRKGVSKITNARCPNCHKKLTLHGEGEGQIFICPCGYREKLTAFNARRKNEKENVSKRDVQKYLRQQKNSDEGLTNPALAEALAKLKKV from the coding sequence ATGGATAAAATGTTGCTTTTAGCGGAAAAGCCCTCGGTGGGAAGAGACCTGGCCCGGGTTTTAAACTGCCATAAAAAAGGAAACGGTTATTTGGAAGGCGATAAACATATCGTTACCTGGGCACTGGGACACCTGGTAACACTGGCCGACCCCGAGGCCTATGACCAAAAGTTCAACTCCTGGCGGCTTGAGGACCTGCCCATTTTACCCCCTTATTTAAAACTGGTGGTAATTAAGCAAAGCGGCAGGCAGTTTAACGCCGTTACCGCACAGATGAAGAGAAAAGATGTCCGGGAGATTGTGATTGCCACCGACGCAGGACGTGAGGGCGAACTTGTAGGCAGGTGGATTATAGAAAAGGCTCAAATAAAGAAACCCATTAGACGGCTATGGATTTCCTCCGTTACAGATAAGGCTATTAAAGACGGAGTAAATAACTTAAGAAACGGCAAGGATTATGAAAATCTTTATGCCTCGGCTGTTGCCCGGGCCGAGGCCGACTGGCTGGTGGGCATCAATGCCACCCGGGCATTGACATGCAAACACAACGCCCAGCTTTCCTGCGGCAGAGTTCAAACGCCGACCCTGGCTATCATTGCCAAACGAGGTGAGGAAATTCAGAATTTCAAGCCCCGCTCGTTTTACGGCATTGCAGCCAAAGCCGGTAAATTAAATTTGACCTGGCAGGACAGCCAAACTAAAGATACCAGAATTTTTGACCGGGATAGATGCGCCAAAATATTAGCGTCCCTGCAGAATAAAAACGCTATTATTTCAGCGGTTGATAAAACCTATAAAAAGAGTTTGGCCCCCCGGCTGTATGACTTAACGGAACTGCAAAGGGATGCCAACAAGCTGTTCGGTTATTCGGCCAAGGAAACACTGTCTATTATGCAGCGGCTGTACGAGCACCATAAAGTGCTGACTTATCCCAGAACCGACTCCCGGTTTATTACCACGGATATCGTCGGCACCTTGAAGGAAAGGGTTGATGCCTGCGGTGTGCCGCCGTACGCCAAATCAGCGGCCAAAATACTGCGCGGCCCCATCAAAGCCAATAAGTCCTTTGTGGATAACAGCAAGGTAACTGATCACCACGCCATTATACCGACAGAACAGCCGGTTCTTCTTAATAATTTAAGCGATACGGAAAGACGCATATATGACCTGGCAGTAAAAAGATTTTTAGCTGTTTTGCACCCTCCCTTTGAATACGAACAAACCACTGTCAGAGCCAATATCGGCAATGAGCTTTTCATCGCCAGGGGCAAGGTCGTGATCGCCCAGGGCTGGAAAGAGGTGTACAATAACCATTTTGATGAGGAAGAGGAAACCGTGGACGATATTGCGGAGCAAGTATTGCCCGCTCTAAATAAAAGCGATGTTTTAAAAATATCGTCTGTATCCCAGACCCAGGGAGAGACCAGGCCACCCGACCCGTTTAATGAGGCAACCCTGCTTTCCGCCATGGAGAACCCGGCCAAGTATATGGCCGGGGAAAATAAGGATTTGATTCAAGTTATCGGCAAAACCGGCGGGCTGGGCACCGTGGCCACCAGGGCTGATATTATCGAAAAGCTGTTTAATAATTTCCTGATTGAGAAAAAGGGCAAAAGTATATTTATCACATCCAAGGGCAGGCAGCTGCTTGATTTGGTGCCCGGTGATCTGAAGACACCGGCATTGACCGCCGAGTGGGAGCAGAAACTGGAGGCCATTGCCCGGGGAAAGCTTAATAAAAATGATTTCACCGGGGAAATGAAGCGGTATGCCAATATAGTTGTTAATAACATCAAAAACAGCGCCGGCAAATTTAAACACGACAATTTATCCGGCGAGAAATGTCCCAATTGCGGCAAACGTCTGCTGGAGGTTAACGGCAAAAAGGGTAAAATGCTGGTTTGCCAGGACAGGGAGTGCGGCTACAGAAAAGGAGTCAGCAAGATAACCAATGCCCGGTGCCCCAACTGCCACAAAAAGCTGACCCTGCACGGCGAAGGGGAAGGGCAAATATTTATCTGCCCGTGCGGCTACCGGGAAAAGCTCACCGCCTTTAACGCAAGAAGGAAAAACGAAAAAGAAAATGTGTCCAAAAGAGATGTGCAGAAATACCTCCGGCAGCAAAAGAACTCCGATGAGGGACTGACCAACCCCGCCCTGGCGGAAGCGCTTGCTAAATTGAAGAAAGTATGA